A segment of the Neochlamydia sp. S13 genome:
ATGTCACCCGTTCTGCTATGCATATGCGCGCACGTATGGGAATGGGCTATCTAGCTCAAGAGCCTTCTGTTTTTCGTTACCTAACTGTTGAAGAAAACATTATGTGTATTTTAGAGTGCTTGCCATTAAATAAAGCAGAGCGTAAATTACGCTTAGAAAAGTTGTTACAAGAACTTCATCTTGAGCCTTTAGCCAAGAAAAAAGCTATAGCCCTCTCAGGCGGGGAAAGACGTCGCTTAGAAATTACTAGAGCCCTTGTGACCGATCCTACCCTTTTAATGCTCGATGAGCCTTTTGCGAATATTGATCCTCTATCGGTTCACGAGGTCAAGCAGATGATTTCACATTTGACGCAGAAAAATATCAGCATTTTAATTACAGACCATAATGCACGAGAGATTTTTTCTATTGTCGATCGTAGTTATCTAGTGAGCGAGGGAAAAGTCATCCTATCCGGAACAGTCGATACTTTAGTTAATGATCAGCAGGCTCGACGTACCTACCTTGGAGAGGATTTTAAATTATAAAAGATCGATAGAACTGCTAGGCATTAAATTTTAAAAAAGGGCAGCAGAGAAAAAGGATAAAACCAGAGGTTTGACCCTTCTATCTCCACTTTTAATTTTTTGCCCTTTTTGTAAAAGTCTACAAATGCTTACTTAATAGGATTGACAATCTCTTCGGGTTTAAAAAAGAAAGCAATCTCTAGTTTAGCATTTTCTACTGAATCTGAGCCATGTACAGTATTTTCTGTGACGGATTTAGAAAAATCTGCACGAATAGTAGAAGCAGCAGCTTTAGAAGGATCGGTGGCACCCATTAATTGACGATTTTTAGCTATAGCATCTTCGCCTTCTAGTACCATCACCATGACAGGCCCTGAACTCATCATGTTAATAAGATCTTTGTAAAAGGGGCGATCTTTATGGACTGCATAAAATTGACCCGCTTGCTCGGCAGTCAAATGGAGCATTTTTGCAGCTGAAATTTGTAAGCCATTTTTCTCAAAACGTGCAATAATTTCACCTACATGTTTGTTCGCGATGCCATCAGGCTTTATCATAGAT
Coding sequences within it:
- the lptB gene encoding LPS export ABC transporter ATP-binding protein gives rise to the protein MHNNEHNICLEVQDLQKSYNGRKVVNGLSFYVKKGEIVGLVGPNGAGKTTAFYMTVGLIRPDAGTVSFNQYDVTRSAMHMRARMGMGYLAQEPSVFRYLTVEENIMCILECLPLNKAERKLRLEKLLQELHLEPLAKKKAIALSGGERRRLEITRALVTDPTLLMLDEPFANIDPLSVHEVKQMISHLTQKNISILITDHNAREIFSIVDRSYLVSEGKVILSGTVDTLVNDQQARRTYLGEDFKL
- the ndk gene encoding nucleoside-diphosphate kinase, yielding MAAAGDTSPQQTLSMIKPDGIANKHVGEIIARFEKNGLQISAAKMLHLTAEQAGQFYAVHKDRPFYKDLINMMSSGPVMVMVLEGEDAIAKNRQLMGATDPSKAAASTIRADFSKSVTENTVHGSDSVENAKLEIAFFFKPEEIVNPIK